One Luoshenia tenuis DNA window includes the following coding sequences:
- a CDS encoding response regulator transcription factor: MRILVCDDDREIVEAIAIYLRAEGYEVVKAFNGREALSALEEEPVQLILMDIMMPEMDGMRATMAIREKENIPIIILSAKSEDTDKIMGLNIGADDYITKPFNPLELIARVKSQLRRYTRLGSLPPVKKDIFTTGGLSIDDGKKLVTVDGEPVKLTPMEYGILKLLCEHPGQVFSIEQIYENVWNEPAYNPDNTVAVHIRRIREKIEINPKEPKYLKVVWGIGYKIEQLES; this comes from the coding sequence ATGCGAATTCTGGTCTGTGACGACGATAGAGAGATCGTAGAGGCGATCGCCATCTACCTGCGCGCCGAAGGCTATGAGGTCGTAAAGGCCTTTAACGGGCGCGAGGCCCTTTCGGCGCTGGAGGAGGAGCCGGTGCAGCTGATTTTAATGGACATCATGATGCCGGAGATGGACGGCATGCGGGCGACGATGGCCATCCGCGAAAAGGAGAACATCCCCATCATCATCCTGTCGGCCAAGTCGGAGGATACGGATAAGATCATGGGGCTGAACATTGGCGCGGACGACTATATCACCAAGCCCTTTAATCCTTTAGAGCTGATCGCCCGGGTCAAATCGCAGCTGCGGCGGTATACCAGGCTTGGCAGCCTGCCACCGGTAAAAAAGGATATCTTTACCACCGGGGGGCTGAGCATTGACGATGGGAAAAAGCTGGTGACCGTGGATGGAGAGCCGGTCAAGCTCACGCCGATGGAGTATGGCATCCTTAAACTGCTGTGCGAGCACCCCGGGCAGGTATTCTCTATCGAGCAGATCTATGAAAACGTGTGGAACGAACCCGCCTATAACCCCGACAACACCGTTGCCGTACATATCCGCAGGATTCGGGAAAAGATCGAGATCAACCCTAAAGAGCCAAAATACCTGAAGGTGGTGTGGGGAATTGGATACAAAATCGAACAGCTGGAAAGTTAG
- a CDS encoding zinc-dependent alcohol dehydrogenase: MLSVVRYGLGKGEVELREVPIPQIGEGDVLLRVHSAGLCGSDINTYMGRGSGKIVPLIMGHEFAGTVAAVGRRVTRWKEGDRVVSDNTGAVCGSCYACMRGEYLQCPNRLGLGGAIDGGFAEYVRIPEQALSPFPNCLWRVPDDMPLEVAAILDPPANGYNAIIQQGGLIAGETVAVLGVGPLGLGGIGAASAAGASKVIALVRASTSALHREAARKMGATHIIETDTQDARAEVLRLTEGEGVAITNNCAGPASTFPLCVDITRNGGKIVMTGYDWEHPLNHEITTMTDRNISLVGHMGYNPTSWRNVIRLIEAGNLDIRPMITHELPLKDFHEGVRLMQNRQAIKVIFHP; this comes from the coding sequence ATGCTCTCTGTAGTGCGCTATGGTCTGGGCAAGGGCGAAGTGGAATTGCGCGAGGTACCCATTCCACAGATCGGCGAGGGCGACGTGCTGCTTCGCGTACACTCCGCAGGGCTGTGCGGTTCGGACATCAACACGTATATGGGGCGCGGCAGCGGTAAGATCGTGCCGCTGATCATGGGGCATGAGTTTGCCGGTACCGTGGCCGCGGTGGGCCGCCGGGTCACCCGCTGGAAGGAGGGCGACCGGGTGGTATCGGATAACACGGGCGCCGTTTGCGGCAGCTGCTACGCCTGCATGCGGGGAGAATACCTGCAATGCCCCAACCGCCTGGGGCTGGGCGGCGCCATTGACGGGGGCTTTGCCGAATACGTGCGCATTCCCGAGCAGGCGCTCTCTCCCTTCCCCAACTGCCTGTGGCGCGTGCCGGATGATATGCCCCTGGAGGTAGCCGCCATTTTGGACCCGCCTGCCAACGGCTATAACGCCATCATCCAGCAGGGCGGGTTGATCGCCGGGGAGACCGTCGCGGTCCTGGGCGTAGGGCCGCTGGGGTTGGGCGGCATCGGCGCGGCCAGCGCCGCCGGGGCCTCTAAGGTGATCGCGCTGGTGCGCGCCTCTACCAGCGCCCTGCACCGCGAGGCAGCGCGCAAAATGGGCGCTACCCACATCATCGAGACCGATACCCAGGATGCGCGCGCCGAGGTACTGCGCCTGACCGAGGGCGAAGGCGTGGCCATCACCAACAACTGCGCCGGGCCGGCCTCCACCTTTCCCCTTTGCGTAGATATCACCCGTAACGGCGGCAAGATCGTGATGACCGGTTACGACTGGGAGCATCCGCTGAACCACGAGATCACCACCATGACCGACCGAAACATCTCGCTGGTGGGGCATATGGGCTATAATCCTACCTCCTGGCGCAACGTCATCCGCCTGATCGAAGCGGGCAATCTGGATATCCGCCCCATGATCACCCATGAGCTGCCGCTGAAGGATTTCCACGAGGGCGTGCGCCTGATGCAAAACCGCCAGGCGATCAAGGTCATTTTCCATCCCTGA
- a CDS encoding HAMP domain-containing sensor histidine kinase gives MDTKSNSWKVSPWLKFTAVLVALACVVAIYFWILAGGGIQSTFQSEDYRDSGAYSQAMGDISSQISSIVENRMGDRGYIWWNQQRQNFDVRMEQLQQKYGQLIEAGQGNSALVSGELQDTRAAIDALQSEWDEKVAVRKADIRKAFVESGDQIKSLCAQHYYFRIKDSDGLIYSNMDSLDDQQGQEILRTGGEIYFLLDGSYYWSIGASQPAGGNTYQYSTSSYGYSSNQGDLWVEIAMTPDFFQTNRAAYEVERQEMAVQQYYVIPAFLLLCAALAYLAWAAGRKGAGESVVLTSFDSPYLDLGALATAGVCIFGMLLMRDFGRQYYMQTPPTFALIWALVVMGGASALALWFWVTLWKRIKRREVWRHTLSCKIICWFKKLAQKWREVYNGQPRQIRVILAFVAVGILEIIVLFMLNSFLMLLALIVTAVVLFIHLRNERFGQELLDGAERVRQGDFSQPIPEEGPREVAALAQNINHIAEGFKAAVDGEVRAERMKAELVTNVSHDLKTPLTSIIAYVDLLQKEELHNEKASEYVAVLAQKSARLKVLTEELFEAAKAASGNIEVHLERLDINALLRQGVGELQDKIDRSGLDFRIYYHEAPVWVEADGKLLWRAMENLLVNIVKYALPGSRVYVRTYLEDGNATLEMKNISKYELNIPPEELMERFKRGDASRNTEGSGLGLAIARSLMELQKGRLLLEIDGDLFKAYLVLPQCPERPAPEQPKGEVER, from the coding sequence TTGGATACAAAATCGAACAGCTGGAAAGTTAGCCCATGGCTCAAATTCACGGCGGTGCTGGTGGCGCTGGCCTGTGTAGTGGCCATCTACTTTTGGATCCTGGCGGGAGGCGGGATCCAATCTACCTTTCAAAGCGAGGACTATCGAGATAGCGGAGCTTATTCGCAGGCTATGGGGGACATAAGCAGCCAGATTTCTTCCATCGTGGAGAATCGCATGGGGGATCGGGGCTATATTTGGTGGAACCAGCAGCGGCAAAATTTTGATGTGCGGATGGAACAGCTCCAGCAAAAGTATGGCCAGCTGATCGAGGCCGGCCAGGGGAATAGCGCCCTGGTCAGCGGGGAGCTGCAAGATACCCGGGCGGCCATCGACGCGCTGCAGAGCGAGTGGGATGAAAAGGTGGCCGTGCGCAAAGCCGATATCCGCAAGGCCTTTGTGGAAAGTGGCGATCAGATCAAATCGCTGTGCGCACAGCACTATTACTTCCGCATCAAGGATTCGGACGGGCTGATCTACAGCAATATGGATTCGCTGGATGACCAGCAGGGGCAGGAGATTTTGCGTACTGGGGGAGAGATATACTTCCTTTTGGATGGCAGCTATTATTGGAGCATTGGCGCCAGCCAGCCCGCGGGCGGCAATACATACCAGTATTCCACCTCATCCTATGGCTACAGCTCGAACCAGGGCGACCTGTGGGTGGAAATCGCCATGACTCCGGACTTTTTTCAAACAAACCGCGCGGCCTACGAGGTAGAACGCCAGGAGATGGCGGTACAGCAATACTATGTTATCCCGGCGTTTCTCTTGCTGTGCGCGGCACTTGCCTACCTGGCCTGGGCGGCAGGGCGCAAGGGCGCAGGCGAGAGCGTGGTGCTGACCAGCTTTGACAGCCCCTATCTGGACCTGGGCGCCCTGGCTACCGCGGGGGTTTGTATCTTTGGTATGCTACTCATGCGGGATTTTGGCCGCCAGTATTATATGCAGACCCCGCCGACCTTTGCGCTGATTTGGGCGCTGGTGGTGATGGGAGGCGCCAGCGCGCTGGCCCTGTGGTTTTGGGTCACGCTGTGGAAGCGGATCAAACGCCGGGAGGTCTGGCGGCATACGCTGAGCTGTAAGATCATTTGCTGGTTTAAAAAACTGGCGCAGAAATGGCGCGAGGTGTATAATGGGCAGCCCCGGCAGATTCGGGTGATCCTGGCCTTTGTGGCCGTTGGCATTTTAGAGATCATTGTGCTGTTCATGCTCAATAGCTTTTTAATGTTGCTGGCGCTGATCGTAACCGCGGTGGTGCTGTTTATCCACCTGCGTAACGAGCGCTTTGGCCAGGAGCTGTTGGATGGGGCCGAGCGGGTTCGTCAGGGGGATTTCTCCCAGCCCATCCCCGAGGAAGGCCCCAGAGAGGTCGCCGCGCTGGCGCAGAACATCAACCACATTGCCGAGGGCTTTAAGGCCGCGGTGGATGGGGAGGTGCGGGCAGAGCGCATGAAGGCCGAGCTGGTAACCAACGTCTCCCACGACCTGAAAACGCCGCTGACCAGCATCATCGCCTATGTGGACCTGCTGCAAAAAGAAGAGCTGCATAATGAAAAGGCCAGCGAATATGTGGCGGTACTGGCGCAAAAGAGCGCGCGCCTGAAAGTGCTGACAGAAGAGCTGTTTGAGGCGGCGAAGGCGGCCAGCGGCAATATCGAGGTACATCTGGAAAGGCTCGATATCAATGCGCTGCTGCGCCAGGGCGTGGGCGAGCTGCAGGATAAGATCGACCGCAGCGGACTGGACTTTAGAATCTATTACCATGAAGCGCCCGTTTGGGTGGAGGCGGACGGCAAACTGCTGTGGCGGGCGATGGAAAACCTGCTGGTCAACATCGTTAAATACGCGCTGCCGGGCTCGCGCGTGTATGTCCGCACCTATCTGGAGGATGGGAACGCCACGCTGGAGATGAAAAATATCTCAAAATATGAGTTGAACATTCCACCAGAGGAATTGATGGAGCGCTTCAAGCGGGGCGACGCCTCGCGCAATACCGAGGGCAGCGGGCTGGGGCTGGCTATCGCGCGCAGCCTGATGGAACTGCAAAAGGGCCGCCTGCTTTTGGAGATCGACGGGGACCTGTTTAAGGCTTATTTGGTTTTGCCTCAGTGCCCGGAACGGCCTGCGCCGGAGCAGCCGAAAGGAGAGGTAGAGCGATAG
- a CDS encoding NmrA family NAD(P)-binding protein codes for MANIIVTGALGNVGGYVAKYLIAAGQSVTLADIDVKALQKRYGQDVKCAPFDFTDPATFPAALEGADRVFIMRPPHLGKPEDLKPFIDALKSAGTMRLVSFLSLLGVEHNPMPPHHKIEKFIQQADLPYCHIRPSFFMQNISGVHAFEIKHFNRIVIPVKNAVTSFIDAEDIGQLIAKVLCEPESHRNQAYSITGPEAIDYHQVARILSEELHRTIVYANPRPGLAKRYWIDIRALEREYATVMGMLYFMTRKGGAKQVTPVFEQVMGKAPQTFRQFVRKNLDAWR; via the coding sequence ATGGCTAATATTATCGTGACCGGTGCCCTGGGAAACGTGGGCGGCTACGTTGCTAAGTATCTCATCGCCGCCGGGCAGTCCGTCACCCTTGCGGATATCGACGTAAAGGCGCTGCAAAAGCGGTATGGACAGGACGTAAAATGCGCGCCCTTTGATTTTACCGACCCCGCTACATTCCCTGCGGCTCTGGAGGGGGCGGATCGTGTGTTCATCATGCGTCCCCCGCATCTGGGCAAGCCCGAGGATCTAAAGCCCTTTATCGACGCGTTGAAAAGTGCGGGTACGATGAGACTGGTCAGCTTTTTATCTCTGTTGGGGGTGGAGCATAACCCCATGCCCCCGCATCACAAAATCGAAAAGTTTATCCAGCAGGCGGATCTGCCCTACTGCCATATCCGTCCCAGCTTTTTCATGCAGAACATCAGCGGCGTGCACGCCTTTGAGATCAAACACTTTAACCGTATCGTCATTCCCGTAAAAAACGCGGTAACCAGTTTTATCGACGCTGAGGATATCGGCCAGCTGATCGCCAAAGTGCTGTGCGAGCCGGAAAGCCACCGCAACCAAGCCTATTCCATCACCGGTCCGGAAGCGATTGATTATCATCAGGTGGCGCGCATCCTCTCAGAAGAATTGCACCGAACCATCGTCTATGCCAACCCCAGGCCGGGGCTGGCCAAGCGCTACTGGATCGATATCCGCGCCCTGGAGCGGGAGTATGCCACTGTAATGGGCATGTTATATTTTATGACGCGCAAGGGAGGCGCCAAGCAGGTCACCCCCGTATTTGAGCAAGTGATGGGGAAAGCGCCGCAAACCTTCCGCCAGTTTGTGCGCAAAAACCTGGACGCCTGGCGATAG
- a CDS encoding MarR family transcriptional regulator, producing the protein MESLAIKGEQSISLFSRLMLNGKRDLPIRNSEMGLLILADRGNGTVTPAMAANYFHVSKPMVTAMVRSLAQKGYLEKIPSEKDRRSFVLRPTRAGGLLVKSTYRDYYSSMQLLQQKMGEDRFSSLIALIDQANLILEEDRQNG; encoded by the coding sequence ATGGAATCTCTGGCGATAAAAGGCGAGCAGAGCATCTCGCTTTTCTCCCGTCTGATGCTCAATGGAAAGCGGGATCTGCCCATCCGTAACAGCGAGATGGGGCTGTTGATCTTAGCAGACAGGGGCAACGGAACGGTTACCCCAGCCATGGCAGCCAACTATTTTCACGTATCCAAGCCCATGGTCACGGCTATGGTGCGCTCTTTAGCGCAAAAAGGGTATCTGGAAAAAATACCATCAGAAAAGGATCGGCGCAGCTTCGTATTACGCCCTACCCGCGCGGGCGGGCTTTTGGTCAAGAGCACCTACCGGGATTATTACAGTTCCATGCAGCTGCTACAGCAGAAAATGGGAGAAGATCGCTTTTCGTCCTTGATCGCGCTGATCGACCAGGCTAATTTGATTTTAGAGGAGGATCGACAAAATGGCTAA